The following coding sequences are from one Streptomyces sp. NBC_00536 window:
- a CDS encoding arylamine N-acetyltransferase family protein, with translation MWSGDELDLDAYLERIGHTGELAPDLDTLYAVHRAHTAAIPFESLDVLLGRPIALDVKSIEDKLVRSRRGGYCYEQNTLLAAALERIGFTVAGRGARNRTRGDVLLPVTHAVLVVTVDGEPWLCDAGFGHQGPREPVPLGRPGAEVVQGEWTYAVREEADGLLVLTFLREGAWRDLYAFGPQPAHPVDYVLMNHYSSTHPRSAFIGQLVAHRPAVPGAAHRLSFVRDELTRLHPDGRTERRRIAPDELTGILDREFGIRLSERDADELVRMYRAEY, from the coding sequence ATGTGGAGCGGTGACGAGCTGGATCTGGACGCCTATCTGGAACGGATCGGACACACCGGGGAACTCGCCCCGGACCTGGACACGTTGTACGCGGTACACCGGGCGCACACCGCCGCCATACCCTTCGAGAGCCTCGACGTCCTGCTCGGCCGCCCCATCGCGCTCGACGTCAAGAGCATCGAGGACAAGCTCGTGCGCAGCCGCCGCGGCGGGTACTGCTACGAGCAGAACACGCTGCTCGCCGCCGCCTTGGAGCGGATCGGCTTCACCGTCGCCGGGCGCGGCGCCCGCAACCGGACCCGCGGTGATGTGCTGCTGCCGGTCACCCATGCCGTCCTCGTGGTCACCGTGGACGGTGAACCCTGGCTGTGCGACGCGGGTTTCGGGCACCAGGGGCCGCGCGAGCCCGTCCCGCTCGGTCGGCCGGGCGCCGAGGTGGTCCAAGGGGAATGGACGTACGCCGTCCGCGAGGAGGCCGACGGCCTGCTCGTACTGACCTTCCTGCGCGAGGGCGCCTGGCGGGACCTGTACGCCTTCGGCCCGCAGCCCGCCCACCCCGTCGACTACGTGCTGATGAACCACTACAGCTCCACGCACCCCCGGTCCGCGTTCATCGGGCAGCTCGTCGCGCACCGGCCCGCGGTGCCCGGAGCCGCCCACCGGCTCTCGTTCGTCCGCGACGAACTCACCCGGCTCCACCCCGACGGACGGACCGAGCGGCGCCGGATCGCACCCGACGAGCTGACCGGGATCCTCGACCGGGAGTTCGGGATCCGGCTGTCCGAGCGGGACGCGGATGAACTGGTGCGGATGTACCGGGCCGAGTACTGA
- a CDS encoding histidine phosphatase family protein has translation MARPRRIVLVRHGESEGNADDSVYEREPDHALRMTRTGHEQAAATGERLRALFGDEPVSAYLSPYRRTLQTFRDLKLDPSRVRVREEPRLREQDWGNWQDRDDVRLQKAYRDAYGHFFYRFAQGESGADVYDRVGSFLESLYRSFEAPDHPPNVLLVTHGLTMRLFCMRWFHWSVAEFECLSNPPNGDFRVLRLGDDDRYRMDRPFERWTTPEPYDLDG, from the coding sequence ATGGCACGACCGCGGCGCATCGTCCTCGTCCGGCACGGGGAATCGGAGGGCAATGCCGACGACTCGGTGTACGAGCGAGAGCCGGACCACGCCCTGCGGATGACCCGTACCGGGCACGAGCAGGCCGCCGCCACGGGCGAGCGGCTGCGGGCCCTCTTCGGCGACGAGCCGGTCAGCGCCTACCTCTCCCCGTACCGGCGCACCCTGCAGACCTTCCGTGATCTGAAGCTGGACCCGTCGCGGGTGCGGGTGCGGGAGGAACCGCGGCTGCGCGAGCAGGACTGGGGCAACTGGCAGGACCGCGACGACGTCCGGCTCCAGAAGGCCTACCGGGACGCGTACGGGCACTTCTTCTACCGCTTCGCGCAGGGCGAGTCGGGGGCCGACGTCTACGACCGGGTCGGGTCCTTCCTGGAGAGCCTCTACCGCAGCTTCGAGGCCCCCGACCACCCGCCGAACGTACTGCTGGTGACCCACGGGCTGACGATGCGGCTGTTCTGCATGCGCTGGTTCCACTGGTCCGTGGCCGAGTTCGAATGCCTGTCGAACCCCCCGAACGGTGACTTCCGGGTACTGCGGCTGGGGGACGACGACCGCTATCGGATGGACCGCCCATTTGAACGGTGGACCACGCCCGAGCCCTACGACCTGGACGGCTAG
- a CDS encoding TetR/AcrR family transcriptional regulator, producing the protein MMGSRWSAESQGRRRGPELDLAILDAALEQLSTVGWNGLTMEGVAAQARTGKAAVYRRWPSKADLVADVLRAGLPPLGEIPDHGSIREDLVVLCRGLRDAMNSRAGTALRSVLHECDNASADRFHELIRTGLNEPSHRLFHALVQRGIERGDVRPDATGGFVADVIPAIMMYRSKVCGSEWEDPDIREMIDQVLVPLLSA; encoded by the coding sequence GTGATGGGTTCGCGCTGGTCAGCGGAGTCCCAGGGGCGCAGGCGGGGGCCGGAGCTGGACCTGGCGATTCTCGACGCGGCCCTGGAGCAGTTGAGCACCGTTGGCTGGAACGGGCTCACGATGGAGGGGGTGGCCGCCCAGGCCCGTACCGGCAAGGCGGCGGTCTACCGGCGCTGGCCCTCGAAGGCCGATCTGGTCGCCGACGTGCTGCGGGCGGGGCTGCCGCCGCTCGGCGAGATCCCGGACCACGGGTCCATCCGTGAGGACCTCGTCGTGCTGTGCCGGGGCCTGCGGGACGCGATGAATTCACGGGCCGGGACGGCTCTTCGCTCCGTGCTTCACGAATGCGACAACGCGAGCGCGGACCGGTTCCACGAGCTGATCCGCACCGGGCTGAACGAGCCCTCCCACCGGCTCTTCCATGCCCTCGTACAGCGCGGAATCGAGCGGGGCGATGTCCGTCCGGACGCCACCGGAGGCTTCGTCGCCGATGTCATTCCGGCGATCATGATGTACCGCTCGAAGGTGTGCGGGAGCGAATGGGAGGACCCGGACATCCGGGAAATGATCGACCAGGTGCTGGTACCGCTGCTCAGTGCGTGA
- a CDS encoding DUF4153 domain-containing protein gives MTEQKPDGADGVDGAKGAAAPPGPAAAPPAQPTVEQARMAQHWERQRYWEAQQAARQAERLARKRARADGWSTALRPAEPAPIRTGTLIAALVSGVAAALLLGDGVGPGLLIAAVPAVAAACVAARAAGRRPRPWTLVWAVGSLALLVVPALRESAWPSTLAVLAAIGLGALALSGSRTWPGVLLSPLGFLEAAPTGLRWAWQGLRARRGGNGRDWWPVVRAGGVGLALLVVFGTLFASADAAFADVLGGLVPEVSGSDGPVRVLLFVLGVVVALAAARAAGAPLRWDRVTVAAGKPRSRVEWALPLVLLDLLFAGFIGVQLAVLLGGYDKVKERTGLLPAEYARQGFWQLLWATVLTLVVIGLALRWAPRSGPGDKRLVRGVLGALCLLTLVVVASAVRRMDFYVHAFGLTRLRVSVVTMELWLGVVIVLIIAAGIFGARWLPRAVMASAGVTVLVFGLLSPDGMIAESNVTRFEEQGEIDLAYFQSLSADAVPALDRLPEPERSCALRGINNDLAAEGEVPWYGMSLGDRRAREILRERPVKVLYDTCAGLGTSTVRPADGSGGR, from the coding sequence ATGACGGAGCAGAAACCCGACGGGGCCGATGGGGTCGACGGGGCCAAGGGGGCGGCCGCGCCGCCCGGTCCGGCCGCCGCGCCGCCCGCCCAGCCGACCGTGGAGCAGGCCAGGATGGCCCAGCACTGGGAACGGCAGCGGTACTGGGAGGCGCAGCAGGCCGCCCGCCAGGCGGAGCGTCTGGCGAGGAAGCGGGCCAGGGCCGACGGCTGGTCCACCGCGCTGCGGCCCGCCGAGCCGGCGCCGATCCGCACCGGTACCTTGATCGCCGCCCTGGTGAGCGGCGTCGCCGCCGCCCTGCTGCTCGGTGACGGGGTCGGTCCGGGGCTGCTGATCGCCGCCGTGCCCGCCGTCGCCGCGGCCTGCGTCGCCGCGCGCGCCGCCGGGCGCCGGCCCAGGCCCTGGACCCTGGTGTGGGCGGTCGGGAGCCTCGCGCTGCTCGTCGTACCGGCGCTGCGGGAATCCGCCTGGCCCTCCACGCTGGCGGTCCTCGCCGCGATCGGGCTCGGCGCCCTCGCCCTCTCCGGCAGCCGGACCTGGCCGGGGGTACTGCTCAGCCCGCTCGGGTTCCTCGAAGCGGCGCCGACCGGGCTCCGCTGGGCGTGGCAGGGGCTGCGGGCCCGCCGCGGCGGGAACGGCCGCGACTGGTGGCCCGTTGTCAGAGCAGGGGGAGTGGGGCTCGCCCTGCTGGTGGTCTTCGGCACCCTGTTCGCGTCCGCCGACGCGGCCTTCGCCGATGTCCTCGGCGGGCTGGTCCCCGAGGTGTCCGGCTCGGACGGTCCGGTCCGGGTGCTGCTCTTCGTGCTCGGGGTGGTCGTGGCCCTCGCGGCCGCCCGCGCCGCCGGGGCTCCGCTGCGCTGGGACCGGGTCACTGTGGCCGCCGGGAAGCCCCGCTCCCGGGTGGAATGGGCCCTTCCGCTGGTGCTGCTCGACCTGCTCTTCGCCGGCTTCATCGGCGTCCAGCTCGCCGTCCTGCTCGGCGGGTACGACAAGGTGAAGGAGCGCACCGGGCTGCTCCCCGCCGAGTACGCCCGGCAGGGCTTCTGGCAGCTCCTGTGGGCCACCGTGCTCACCCTCGTCGTGATCGGCCTCGCGCTGCGCTGGGCGCCGCGTTCCGGACCCGGGGACAAGCGGCTCGTCCGCGGGGTGCTGGGCGCCCTGTGCCTGCTCACGCTGGTCGTGGTGGCCTCCGCGGTGCGCCGCATGGACTTCTACGTGCACGCCTTCGGGCTGACCCGGCTGCGGGTCTCGGTGGTCACGATGGAGCTGTGGCTCGGGGTGGTGATCGTACTGATCATCGCGGCCGGGATCTTCGGTGCGCGGTGGCTGCCGAGGGCCGTGATGGCGAGCGCGGGGGTGACCGTACTCGTCTTCGGCCTGCTCTCGCCCGACGGGATGATCGCGGAGAGCAATGTGACCCGCTTCGAGGAGCAGGGCGAGATCGACCTCGCCTACTTCCAGTCGCTCTCCGCGGACGCGGTCCCCGCCCTCGACCGGCTGCCGGAACCGGAACGATCCTGCGCGCTGCGCGGGATCAACAACGATCTGGCCGCTGAGGGCGAGGTCCCGTGGTACGGGATGAGCCTCGGCGACCGCCGGGCCCGGGAGATCCTGCGCGAGCGTCCCGTGAAGGTCCTGTACGACACCTGCGCGGGGCTCGGTACGTCCACGGTCCGCCCGGCCGACGGATCCGGCGGGCGGTGA
- a CDS encoding ADP-ribosylglycohydrolase family protein: MTPEPTSDRRYARALASLRGLALGDALGSQFFVPANYPLLKRRELPPGPWQWTDDTEMACSVAAVLADHGRIDQDALAGSFADHHDFDRGYGPAVNRMLRLVREGQDWRELSSALFNGQGSWGNGAAMRIAPLGAWYADDPEQATHQAEISAYTTHQHREAVCGAMAVAAAAALAAAPAGPPTPGDLLDGVIALVPRSAVGAGVRRARDMLDYADATTVAAVLGCGRRTSAHDTVPFALWSAARSLHDYEQAFWTTAQVGGDVDTTCAIVGGVLGARGDQVLPTAWLAQTEALPAWLPEAAAR, from the coding sequence ATGACCCCTGAACCCACTTCCGACCGGCGCTACGCACGCGCCTTGGCCAGCCTGCGCGGGCTGGCCCTGGGGGACGCGCTGGGCTCCCAGTTCTTCGTCCCCGCCAACTACCCGCTGCTCAAGCGGCGCGAGCTGCCGCCCGGGCCCTGGCAGTGGACCGACGACACCGAGATGGCCTGCTCGGTCGCCGCCGTCCTCGCCGACCACGGGCGGATCGACCAGGACGCGCTGGCCGGCTCCTTCGCGGATCACCACGACTTCGACCGCGGCTACGGGCCCGCCGTCAACCGCATGCTGCGGCTCGTGCGCGAGGGCCAGGACTGGCGCGAGCTGTCCTCGGCCCTGTTCAACGGGCAGGGCTCGTGGGGCAACGGCGCCGCGATGCGCATCGCCCCGCTCGGCGCCTGGTACGCCGACGACCCGGAGCAGGCCACCCACCAGGCGGAGATCTCCGCCTACACAACGCACCAGCACCGCGAGGCCGTGTGCGGGGCGATGGCGGTGGCCGCCGCGGCCGCGCTGGCGGCGGCGCCGGCCGGACCGCCGACGCCCGGAGACCTGCTGGACGGGGTGATCGCACTGGTGCCCCGCAGCGCGGTCGGCGCCGGAGTGCGCCGTGCGCGGGACATGCTGGACTACGCCGACGCCACCACCGTGGCGGCGGTACTGGGCTGCGGACGGCGCACCAGCGCCCACGACACGGTGCCCTTCGCCCTGTGGTCGGCCGCGCGCTCGCTGCACGACTACGAGCAGGCCTTCTGGACGACCGCGCAGGTCGGCGGGGACGTCGACACGACCTGCGCCATCGTCGGCGGGGTGCTGGGCGCGCGCGGTGACCAGGTGCTGCCGACGGCCTGGCTGGCACAGACGGAGGCCCTGCCCGCGTGGCTGCCGGAGGCCGCGGCGCGTTAG
- a CDS encoding YdbC family protein, which translates to MLVKWIRCTVTDRRGFERGQRKWAGLPGEPGFRGQGGGWSRGRQGVAHVFAFWESRSFYDSFMARSYDRLAAAQHGTYTNPRVTLFDHRFDVKTGFEPRFTDADVVRVAHCRVREGRTDHFALMQEKVWNPAMAGSPGMLRGLFGEAPGREFLVLSMWHAAAEHGKYRQERVERLSLRAQTEADVEALTGDVVDLEPSWTV; encoded by the coding sequence GTGCTGGTCAAGTGGATTCGCTGCACGGTGACGGACCGACGCGGGTTCGAACGGGGGCAGCGGAAATGGGCGGGGCTGCCGGGTGAACCGGGATTCCGGGGGCAGGGCGGCGGCTGGAGCCGGGGCCGGCAAGGAGTCGCGCATGTCTTCGCGTTCTGGGAGAGCCGTTCGTTCTACGACTCCTTCATGGCGCGTTCGTACGACCGGCTGGCCGCGGCCCAGCACGGCACGTACACCAACCCCCGGGTCACCCTCTTCGACCACCGCTTCGACGTGAAGACCGGGTTCGAACCGCGCTTCACCGACGCCGACGTGGTGCGCGTGGCGCACTGCCGGGTCCGCGAGGGCCGGACGGACCACTTCGCGCTCATGCAGGAGAAGGTGTGGAATCCGGCCATGGCGGGCTCGCCGGGGATGCTGCGCGGGCTCTTCGGAGAGGCCCCCGGCCGGGAGTTCCTGGTGCTGTCCATGTGGCACGCGGCGGCCGAGCACGGCAAGTACCGTCAGGAACGGGTCGAGCGGCTCTCCCTGCGCGCGCAGACCGAGGCCGACGTCGAGGCGCTGACCGGCGACGTCGTCGACCTGGAACCCTCCTGGACGGTCTGA
- a CDS encoding DUF1152 domain-containing protein has translation MSFLHTNPLFARLASAERVLVAGAGGGFDIFAGIPLALSLREQGKEVHLANLSFSSLGGLPVEDWLAPDVAAVTPGSAPHQSYFPERVLAGWLKLHGLPSTVYAFPLLGVQPLRAAYRALIDHHAIDAVVLVDGGTDILMRGDEAGLGTPEEDLASVAALAGLDDVPERLVVSAGFGVDTYHGVSHALVLENIAALERAGAYLGAFSLSRATREGAMFLDAVAYAQAHTPERPSIVNGSIAAAVRGAFGDVRFTDRTRGSELFINPLMSLYFAFDLPGVARHCHYLDLIENTHLIRQVSLAIEEYREEIVTRPSLRIPH, from the coding sequence ATGAGCTTCCTCCACACCAACCCGCTCTTCGCCCGCCTCGCATCAGCAGAACGCGTACTGGTGGCCGGCGCGGGCGGCGGCTTCGACATATTCGCGGGGATCCCGCTCGCCCTGTCGCTGCGCGAGCAGGGAAAGGAGGTGCACCTCGCCAACCTCTCCTTCAGTTCCCTGGGCGGTCTTCCGGTCGAGGACTGGCTCGCCCCGGACGTCGCCGCGGTCACTCCCGGCTCGGCCCCGCACCAGAGCTACTTCCCGGAGCGCGTCCTCGCCGGCTGGCTCAAGCTGCACGGCCTGCCGAGCACCGTGTACGCCTTCCCGCTGCTCGGCGTCCAGCCCCTGCGCGCCGCCTACCGGGCCCTGATCGATCACCACGCCATCGACGCGGTGGTCCTGGTCGACGGCGGTACGGACATCCTCATGCGGGGTGACGAAGCGGGCCTGGGCACCCCGGAGGAGGACCTGGCCAGCGTGGCGGCGCTGGCCGGGCTGGACGACGTACCGGAACGGCTCGTGGTTTCGGCCGGCTTCGGGGTGGACACCTACCACGGGGTGAGCCACGCGCTCGTGCTGGAGAACATCGCAGCGCTGGAGCGCGCGGGCGCCTACCTCGGCGCCTTCTCCCTCTCCCGCGCGACGCGCGAGGGGGCGATGTTCCTCGATGCCGTCGCCTACGCCCAGGCACACACGCCGGAGCGCCCGAGCATCGTCAACGGATCGATCGCGGCGGCGGTCCGCGGCGCGTTCGGTGACGTGCGGTTCACCGATCGCACCCGCGGCAGCGAGCTGTTCATCAATCCGCTGATGTCGCTGTACTTCGCCTTCGACCTGCCGGGAGTCGCGCGTCACTGCCACTACCTGGACCTGATCGAGAACACCCACCTGATCCGGCAGGTGAGTCTCGCCATCGAGGAGTATCGCGAGGAGATCGTCACGCGGCCGTCACTCCGGATCCCCCACTGA
- a CDS encoding ribonuclease HII, with the protein MPYEAPTHAVERSLRATTGAKVVAGVDEVGRGAWAGPVTVCAAVTGLRRPPEGLTDSKLITPKRRDKLAVVLEDWVTAHALGHASPEEIDALGMTAALRLAAVRALEALPVRPDAVILDGKHDYLGPPWRVRTVIKGDQSCVAVAAASVIAKVWRDRMMAGLGEPGDGIEDFAFGANAGYPSPVHRAALEERGPTVYHRLSWSYLDALPQWRHLKKVRRSEESLELENGGQLGFEF; encoded by the coding sequence ATGCCGTACGAAGCACCCACACACGCCGTCGAACGCTCCCTCCGCGCGACCACCGGCGCCAAGGTCGTAGCCGGGGTCGACGAAGTCGGACGAGGGGCCTGGGCCGGACCCGTCACCGTGTGCGCGGCCGTCACCGGTCTGCGCCGCCCGCCAGAAGGCCTCACCGACTCCAAACTGATCACCCCCAAGCGTCGCGACAAGCTCGCCGTCGTCCTGGAGGACTGGGTGACGGCGCACGCCCTCGGGCACGCCTCGCCCGAGGAGATCGACGCACTCGGGATGACCGCCGCGCTGCGGCTCGCCGCGGTGCGCGCCCTGGAGGCCCTGCCGGTGCGGCCCGACGCGGTGATCCTCGACGGCAAGCACGACTACCTCGGCCCGCCCTGGCGGGTCCGTACGGTGATCAAGGGCGACCAGTCCTGCGTCGCCGTCGCCGCGGCCTCCGTCATCGCCAAGGTGTGGCGCGACCGGATGATGGCCGGACTCGGTGAACCGGGTGACGGCATCGAGGACTTCGCCTTCGGCGCCAACGCCGGATATCCCTCGCCCGTGCACCGGGCGGCGCTCGAGGAGCGGGGGCCCACCGTGTACCACCGGCTCTCGTGGTCCTACCTCGACGCGCTGCCGCAGTGGCGCCACCTCAAGAAGGTGCGCCGCAGCGAGGAATCGCTCGAACTGGAAAACGGAGGCCAGCTCGGCTTCGAATTCTGA
- a CDS encoding MFS transporter, giving the protein MTSPQLAAPRIPGAARREGRPGVALAVIAACQLMVVLDATIVNIALPHIQDALAFSTTDLSWVLSAYTLTFGGLLLLGGRAGDILGRRRVFMAGILLFTLASLLGGFAQEPWHLLAARALQGVGGAIASPTALALITTTFAEGPARNRAFGVFAAVSAGGGAIGLLTGGMLTEWLNWRWVLFVNVPIGVLIAVLAPLYITESERHPGRFDLAGALTSTGGMASLVYGFIRASENGWRDGLTLGSFAAAVVLLVLFALVESRAREPITPLRMFADRNRAGTYLIMLGLAAAMFGMFFFIVQFVQNVLDFSPIESGFAFLPVTVAIVTAAGLSQRFLPRYGPKPFMVLGSSLVGSGLAWLTFIRTDSSYLSGVLGPMLLFGFGMGLNFVTLTLTAVSGVAPKEAGAASGLLNASQQVGGSLGLSILVTVFGTASRTEAQKQVPDFLAHADPGQLAAFKETGRLPGVWGHAVLAQGISTAFIAAVGMAVLALLSATLVIRVRKSDLEALNGAAAKAGPAA; this is encoded by the coding sequence GTGACAAGTCCGCAACTCGCCGCGCCTCGGATACCGGGGGCCGCCCGGCGCGAGGGCCGGCCAGGCGTGGCACTGGCCGTCATCGCCGCGTGCCAGCTCATGGTCGTCCTCGACGCCACCATCGTGAACATCGCCCTTCCGCACATCCAGGACGCCCTGGCCTTCTCCACCACCGACCTCTCCTGGGTCCTGAGCGCCTACACCCTGACCTTCGGCGGCCTGCTCCTGCTCGGCGGCCGGGCCGGCGACATCCTCGGCCGGCGCCGCGTGTTCATGGCCGGAATCCTGCTCTTCACCCTGGCCTCCCTGCTCGGCGGTTTCGCCCAGGAACCCTGGCACCTGCTGGCGGCCCGCGCCCTCCAGGGAGTCGGCGGGGCCATCGCCTCCCCCACCGCGCTCGCCCTGATCACCACGACCTTCGCCGAAGGACCCGCGCGCAACCGGGCCTTCGGGGTGTTCGCCGCCGTCTCCGCGGGTGGCGGCGCCATCGGCCTGCTCACCGGCGGCATGCTCACCGAGTGGCTCAACTGGCGCTGGGTGCTCTTCGTCAACGTCCCCATCGGCGTGCTGATCGCGGTCCTCGCCCCGCTGTACATCACCGAGTCCGAACGCCACCCCGGCCGCTTCGACCTCGCGGGCGCCCTCACCTCCACCGGCGGAATGGCCTCGCTCGTCTACGGGTTCATCCGCGCCTCCGAGAACGGCTGGCGCGACGGCCTGACCCTGGGCTCCTTCGCCGCCGCCGTCGTCCTGCTCGTGCTCTTCGCCCTCGTCGAGTCCCGGGCGCGCGAACCGATCACGCCCCTGCGGATGTTCGCCGACCGCAACCGTGCGGGCACCTACCTGATCATGCTCGGCCTCGCCGCGGCGATGTTCGGGATGTTCTTCTTCATCGTCCAGTTCGTGCAGAACGTCCTGGACTTCAGCCCGATCGAATCCGGCTTCGCCTTCCTGCCGGTGACCGTCGCCATCGTCACCGCCGCCGGACTCTCCCAGCGGTTCCTGCCGCGCTACGGCCCCAAGCCCTTCATGGTCCTCGGCTCCTCGCTGGTCGGCAGCGGTCTGGCCTGGCTGACCTTCATCCGTACCGATTCCTCGTACCTCTCCGGGGTGCTCGGCCCGATGCTGCTCTTCGGCTTCGGCATGGGCCTCAACTTCGTCACCCTCACCCTGACCGCGGTCTCCGGGGTGGCCCCCAAGGAAGCGGGTGCGGCCTCCGGACTGCTCAACGCCAGCCAGCAGGTGGGCGGCTCGCTCGGCCTCTCCATCCTGGTCACCGTCTTCGGCACCGCCAGCCGCACCGAGGCGCAGAAGCAGGTCCCGGACTTCCTGGCCCACGCCGACCCCGGTCAGCTGGCCGCGTTCAAGGAGACCGGCCGCCTGCCCGGGGTCTGGGGGCACGCGGTGCTGGCCCAGGGGATCTCCACGGCGTTCATCGCCGCCGTGGGCATGGCGGTCCTCGCCCTGCTGTCGGCGACGCTGGTGATCCGCGTCCGCAAGAGCGACCTGGAAGCCCTCAACGGCGCGGCCGCGAAGGCGGGCCCGGCGGCCTGA
- a CDS encoding RecQ family ATP-dependent DNA helicase: MDNLELRTEADAILAELVGAPGGSARLREDQWQAVAALVEERRRALVVQRTGWGKSAVYFVATALLRRRGSGPTVIISPLLALMRNQVEAAARAGIQARTINSANPEEWETIYGEVERGETDVLLVSPERLNSVDFRDQVLPKLAATTGLLVVDEAHCISDWGHDFRPDYRRLRTMLTELPEGVPVLATTATANARVTADVAEQLGTHGEDALVLRGPLDRESLRLGVLELPDAAHRLAWLGDRLGDLPGSGIIYTLTVAAAEEVAAFLRHRGYPVASYTGKTENADRLQAEEDLLANRVKALVATSALGMGFDKPDLGFVVHLGSPSSPIAYYQQVGRAGRGVDHADVLLLPGREDEAIWAYFASVGFPPEEQVRRTLDVLAQAGRPLSLPALEPLVDLRRSRLETMLKVLDVDGAVKRVKGGWTATGQPWAYDAERYAWVAKQRAAEQQAMRDYVGTTGCRMEFLQRQLDDEKAVPCGRCDNCAGPWLEAVVSPVALAAAAGELDRPGVEVESRKMWPTGLAAVGMDLKGRIPVGQQAVTGRALGRLSDIGWGNRLRPLLSAQAVDGPVPDDVLAAVVTVLADWARSPGGWASGSPDAVARPVGIVAMPSRTRPRLVASLAEGVARVGRLPLLGSLAYTPEAGEYAAHRSNSAQRLRALAASFAVPDELAAALAAAPGPVLLVDDYTDSGWTLAVGARLLRQSGAGGVLPLVLALAG; the protein is encoded by the coding sequence ATGGACAACCTGGAGCTCCGCACTGAAGCCGATGCCATCCTCGCTGAGCTGGTCGGTGCCCCGGGGGGTTCCGCGCGGCTGCGGGAGGACCAGTGGCAGGCCGTCGCGGCCCTGGTGGAGGAGCGCCGCCGGGCGCTGGTGGTGCAGCGCACGGGCTGGGGCAAGTCGGCGGTCTACTTCGTCGCCACCGCACTGCTGCGCAGGCGCGGCTCCGGGCCGACGGTGATCATCTCTCCGCTGCTGGCGCTGATGCGCAACCAGGTCGAGGCGGCCGCGCGGGCCGGGATCCAGGCGCGCACGATCAACTCGGCCAACCCGGAGGAGTGGGAAACCATCTACGGGGAGGTCGAGCGCGGCGAGACCGACGTCCTCCTCGTGAGCCCCGAACGCCTCAATTCCGTGGACTTCCGCGATCAGGTACTGCCCAAGCTCGCGGCCACGACCGGTCTGCTGGTGGTCGACGAGGCCCACTGCATTTCCGACTGGGGCCACGATTTCCGCCCCGACTACCGCCGGCTGCGCACGATGCTGACGGAGCTGCCGGAGGGCGTACCGGTCCTGGCCACGACGGCCACCGCGAACGCGCGGGTGACCGCGGACGTGGCCGAGCAGCTGGGCACGCACGGCGAGGACGCCCTGGTCCTGCGCGGACCGCTCGACCGGGAGAGCCTGCGGCTGGGGGTGCTGGAGCTGCCGGACGCGGCGCACCGGCTGGCGTGGCTGGGGGACCGGCTGGGGGACCTGCCGGGTTCGGGGATCATCTACACGCTGACGGTGGCGGCGGCCGAGGAGGTCGCGGCGTTCCTGCGGCACCGCGGGTATCCGGTGGCTTCGTACACCGGGAAGACGGAGAACGCCGACCGGTTGCAGGCGGAGGAGGATCTGCTGGCGAACCGGGTGAAGGCCCTGGTGGCGACCTCGGCGCTGGGAATGGGATTCGACAAGCCGGACCTGGGGTTCGTGGTGCACCTGGGGTCGCCCTCGTCTCCGATCGCCTACTACCAGCAGGTGGGGCGTGCGGGGCGTGGTGTGGATCACGCGGATGTGCTGCTGCTGCCCGGGCGGGAGGACGAGGCGATCTGGGCGTACTTCGCTTCGGTGGGCTTCCCGCCCGAGGAGCAGGTCCGGCGCACCCTGGACGTACTGGCCCAGGCGGGCCGCCCGCTGTCGCTGCCGGCGCTGGAGCCGCTGGTGGACCTTCGGCGCTCGCGCCTGGAGACGATGCTGAAGGTCCTGGACGTGGACGGCGCGGTCAAGCGCGTGAAGGGCGGCTGGACCGCCACCGGGCAGCCGTGGGCGTACGACGCGGAGCGGTACGCCTGGGTCGCGAAGCAGCGGGCGGCGGAGCAGCAGGCCATGCGGGACTACGTGGGGACCACGGGGTGCCGGATGGAGTTCCTGCAGCGGCAGCTGGACGACGAGAAGGCGGTCCCGTGCGGCCGCTGCGACAACTGCGCCGGGCCCTGGCTGGAGGCGGTCGTCTCGCCCGTGGCCCTCGCGGCGGCGGCCGGTGAGCTGGACCGGCCGGGGGTCGAGGTCGAGTCCCGCAAGATGTGGCCGACCGGGCTCGCCGCGGTCGGCATGGACCTGAAGGGCCGCATCCCCGTGGGCCAGCAGGCCGTCACCGGGCGCGCGCTGGGCAGGCTGTCGGACATCGGCTGGGGCAACCGGCTGCGCCCCCTGCTGTCGGCGCAGGCCGTGGACGGGCCGGTGCCGGACGATGTGCTGGCCGCCGTCGTGACGGTGCTGGCCGACTGGGCGCGCTCGCCGGGCGGCTGGGCCAGCGGTTCCCCCGACGCGGTGGCGCGGCCGGTGGGGATCGTCGCCATGCCGTCCCGTACCCGGCCGCGGCTGGTCGCCTCACTGGCCGAGGGGGTGGCCCGGGTCGGCAGGCTCCCGCTGCTCGGCAGCCTCGCCTACACCCCGGAGGCCGGCGAATACGCGGCGCACCGCAGCAACTCCGCCCAGCGGCTGCGCGCCCTGGCCGCCTCGTTCGCCGTGCCCGACGAACTCGCCGCGGCCCTGGCCGCCGCCCCCGGCCCGGTCCTGCTCGTCGACGACTACACCGACTCCGGCTGGACCCTGGCCGTGGGCGCACGCCTCCTGCGTCAGTCCGGTGCGGGCGGTGTGCTCCCGCTCGTCCTCGCGCTGGCCGGGTAG